In the Purpureocillium takamizusanense chromosome 5, complete sequence genome, one interval contains:
- the CYM1 gene encoding Mitochondrial presequence protease (MEROPS:MER0015270~COG:O~EggNog:ENOG503NU36), with protein sequence MLRNAANAARKAVTELSQYPKPGDKLHGFTLVRSKHVPELELTALHLQHDKTGADYLHIARDDSNNVFSIGFKTNPPDATGVPHILEHTTLCGSDKYPIRDPFFKMLPRTLSNFMNAFTASDHTFYPFATANAQDFKNLMSVYLDSTLHPLLKQSDFTQEGWRIGPENPNGQTEESKKLVFKGVVYNEMKGQMSDAGYLYYIRFQDHIFPDINNSGGDPQKITDLTYEQLKNFHAQHYHPSNAKLFTYGDMPLADHLQEVDARLQTFDRIKADGQIHEPIELKGPKDVTLYGPQDPLVDADRQYKTSVSWITGDTTDVLESFSIALLSTLLMDGYGSPLYRGLIEAGMGFDFSPNAGYDSSAKRGIFSIGLTGVQEADVPKLKGKVQEILRQARDAGFEQTKIDGALHQLELSLKHKTANFGFSMLNRLKPRWFNGTDPFDSLAWSDTINGFQARLAQGGYLEGLIDKYLLNDNALTFTMAPSPTFAEELAKEEQTRLSDKISEAVARAGGEEHARKQFEQQEQELLVEQNKTNTEDLSCLPTVHVKDIPRSVDPVVVRDQVLAGTPIQWHEAPTNGLTYFRAINTLENLPDDLRELIPLFTDSIMRLGTKDMTMEQLEDLIKLKTGGVSVGYHSTPSPTDFHQSSEGIIFTGMALDRNVPVMYDILRKLVLETNFDSPEAALRIRQLLQASSDGVVNDIASSGHRFAVGYSESSLTRSAWLRQQVAGLSQVKLVTRLAGRPETDALEDVIGKLKRIQSFALASDKMRTAVTCGSESVQDNSSSLQKFMANLPSGLGGLENVAPRQMPKDSKTFFPLPYQVYYGGLSVPTVSYTSPQGAPLQILSHLLTHKHLHHEIREKGGAYGGGALCKPLDGLFGFYSYRDPNPQNTLGIMRNAGRWAVDKEWTDRDLEEAKISVFQSVDAPKAVNQEGMARFLSGITEEMKQKKREQLLDVTKEQVREAAQKYLVETVEKGEDRVAFLGEKQAWVDGSWRLEEMNVPGAAAE encoded by the coding sequence ATGCTTcgcaacgccgccaacgcggcgcgcaaggccgTCACCGAGCTATCGCAATATCCGAAGCCTGGCGACAAGCTACACGGCTTCACGCTCGTCCGCTCCAAGCACGTgcccgagctcgagctgACCGCCCTGCACCTGCAACACgacaagacgggcgccgacTACCTGCACAtcgcgcgcgacgacagcaacaaTGTCTTCTCCATCGGCTTCAAGACGAACCCGCCCGACGCCACCGGCGTACCGCACATCCTCGAGCACACGACGCTGTGCGGCAGCGACAAGTATCCGATTCGTGATCCGTTTTTCAAGATGCTTCCGCGCACCTTGTCCAACTTCATGAACGCCTTCACAGCCTCGGATCATACCTTTTATCCGTTTGCGACGGCCAACGCCCAAGACTTCAAGAACCTCATGTCCGTCTATCTCGACTCGACCTTGCATCCGCTGCTCAAGCAGTCCGACTTCACCCAAGAGGGATGGAGAATTGGCCCAGAGAACCCCAACGGCCAAACGGAAGAGAGCAAGAAGCTCGTCTTCAAGGGCGTTGTCTACAACGAAATGAAGGGTCAAATGTCTGACGCGGGCTACCTCTACTACATCCGTTTCCAGGACCACATCTTCCCCGACATTAACAACTCGGGCGGCGATCCCCAGAAGATCACCGATCTTACATACGAGCAGCTCAAGAATTTCCATGCCCAGCACTATCACCCGAGCAACGCCAAACTCTTCACCTATGGAGACATGCCGCTGGCAGACCACCTGCAAGAGGTTGATGCCAGGCTACAAACCTTTGACAGAATCAAGGCAGATGGTCAGATCCACGAGCCGATTGAGTTGAAGGGTCCAAAGGATGTCACACTCTATGGACCCCAAGACCCTCTCGTTGACGCTGATCGGCAGTATAAAACATCCGTGTCTTGGATCACGGGCGACACCACGGATGTGCTAGAGTCCTTCTCCATTGCGCTTCTGTCAACCCTCTTGATGGATGGGTATGGCTCGCCGCTGTACCGTGGTTTGATTGAAGCAGGCATGGGGTTCGACTTCAGTCCCAACGCGGGCTATGACTCTTCGGCGAAGCGGGGCATCTTTTCCATTGGCCTGACTGGCGTTCAAGAAGCAGATGTgcccaagctcaagggcaaggtaCAAGAGATTCTTCGTCAAGCACGGGACGCTGGATTCGAGCAGACCAAGATTGACGGCGCCCTGCATCAGCTCGAGTTGTCTCTCAAGCACAAGACGGCCAACTTTGGTTTCTCCATGCTCAACAGACTCAAGCCAAGATGGTTCAACGGCACCGATCCATTTGACTCCCTTGCTTGGAGCGACACGATCAACGGCTTCCAGGCGCGTCTCGCCCAAGGAGGCTATCTTGAGGGCCTCATCGACAAGTACCTGCTCAACGACAATGCGCTGACCTTCaccatggcgccgtcgcccacatTTGCGGaagagctggccaaggaggagcaaACGCGCCTGTCAGACAAGATTAGCGAAGCCGTTGCACGGGCTGGCGGTGAGGAGCATGCCCGAAAGCAGTttgagcagcaggagcaggagctcTTGGTGGAACAGAACAAAACCAACACCGAGGACCTCAGCTGTCTTCCAACAGTTCATGTCAAGGACATCCCTCGCTCGGTTGATCCGGTGGTCGTCCGGGATCAAGTGCTCGCCGGAACTCCCATACAATGGCACGAGGCGCCCACCAATGGCCTTACCTACTTCCGCGCGATTAACACGCTGGAGAACCTGCCTGACGACCTCCGGGAGCTCATTCCCTTGTTCACCGACAGCATTATGCGCCTCGGCACCAAGGACATGACAATGGAGCAGTTGGAGGACCTCATCAAGCTCAAGACGGGCGGTGTTTCCGTTGGCTACCACTCGACCCCGTCTCCCACCGACTTCCACCAGTCCAGCGAAGGCATCATCTTCACGGGCATGGCTCTGGATAGAAACGTGCCGGTCATGTACGACATCCTGCGCAAGCTAGTCCTTGAAACCAACTTTGACAGCCCCGAGGCCGCTTTACGGATTCgacagctgctgcaggcctCGTCCGACGGCGTGGTCAATGATATTGCTTCATCCGGCCATCGATTCGCCGTGGGGTACTCGGAGTCGAGCTTGACGCGCAGCGCGTGGCTGCGACAACAAGTTGCTGGCCTGTCGCAGGTCAAGCTGGTGAcgaggctggccggccgtccTGAGACGGACGCGCTGGAGGATGTCATTGGCAAACTCAAGCGGATTCAATCGTTTGCTTTGGCGAGCGACAAGATGCGCACGGCTGTTACTTGCGGTTCAGAGAGTGTGCAAGATAACTCCTCGTCGCTCCAGAAGTTCATGGCCAACCTGCCGAGCGGCCTGGGCGGACTCGAGAACGTGGCTCCACGACAGATGCCTAAGGACAGCAAGACCTTCTTCCCCTTGCCTTACCAGGTTTACTATGGGGGTCTTTCGGTGCCGACCGTGTCGTACACTTCCCCGCAAGGGGCGCCCCTCCAGATCCTCTCACATCTCCTGACGCACAAGCACCTGCACCACGAGATTCGCGAAAAGGGTGGTGCATATGGGGGCGGGGCGCTGTGCAAGCCGCTGGACGGTTTATTTGGGTTCTACTCGTACCGCGACCCCAATCCGCAGAACACCCTGGGGATCATGCGAAACGCGGGTCGTTGGGCGGTCGACAAGGAGTGGACGGACCGAGACCTCGAAGAGGCCAAGATCTCCGTCTTCCAGAGTGTGGACGCGCCCAAGGCGGTGAACCAGGAGGGCATGGCCAGGTTTCTCTCGGGCATCACGGAGGAGATgaagcagaagaagcgcgagcagctcctAGACGTGACAAAGGAGCAAGTGCGAGAGGCAGCGCAAAAGTACCTCGTGGAGACGGTCGAAAAGGGGGAAGACCGCGTGGCTTTCCTGGGCGAGAAGCAGGCTTGGGTGGACGGCTCGTGGCGGTTGGAGGAGATGAACGtcccgggcgccgcggccgagtaA
- a CDS encoding uncharacterized protein (EggNog:ENOG503P0JU~COG:Z): MPSSHSDSALTNGHDHAHPPPPTTGKKGKGKKAMDSNEASRLLQARISQLEQDAAGEKDQELEIEREVKRANRDLMQQVAKMDDMQKIDHLTKRSSELLADMRRLDKENQKNKKRGDLLQKERDANRTELSKTVGLKEKLEKLCRELQRDNNKMKNENKDLQTTQKRNNASWDDKFASLLAKLEGYQEEKDTPRKQVVDMEVEELFRVRFKSFIEQYELRELHFHSLMRSKELEVQYHLARYEREKKNAEAEASKARQLQGQVQAFTKTETELRNQLNVYVDKFKQVEDTLNNSNDLFLSFRKEMEDMSKKGKRLEKENEALKRQKEATAANIIRMAEERQDWKKKVDAAEKKTEKLMSIIQQMQQQGRKVPAGMTSAVESCYPNGQGGGGGDGEESDYSDEGDEEGLSEFDDDDTEEETQPAEQPARPITYGPERPPQVQAPGPAQTQAQAAVNGH, from the exons ATGCCTTCCAGCCATTCGGACTCGGCATTGACCAACGGTCACGACCATGCCCATCCCCCGCCACCTACGACCGGCAaaaagggcaagggcaagaaagCCATGGACTCCAACGAAGCCTcgcggctgctgcaggcccgAATCTCGCAGCTGGAACAGGACGCCGCAGGAGAAAAGGACCAGGAGCTTGAAATTG AGCGAGAAGTCAAGCGAGCCAACCGCGATCTCATGCAGCAAGTCGCCAAGATGGACGACATGCAAAAAATTGACCACCTGACGAAGCGTTcgagcgagctgctggccgacatGCGGCGCTTGGACAAGGAGAATCAGAAGAATAAGAAGCGTGGTGACCTCTTGCAAAAGGAACGTGATGCCAACCGCACGGAGCTTAGCAAGACTGTGGGCCTtaaggagaagctcgagaaGTTGTGTCGTGAACTGCAGCGAGACAATAATAAGATGAag AACGAGAACAAGGACCTTCAGACCACGCAAAAGCGCAACAACGCGAGCTGGGACGATAAGTTTGCCTCTCTTCTAGCGAAGCTAGAAGGCTACCAAGAGGAGAAGGACACGCCTCGAAAGCAGGTGGTTGATATGGAAGTGGAGGAGCT ATTCCGAGTCCGCTTCAAATCGTTCATCGAGCAGTACGAGCTGCGTGAGCTGCACTTTCACTCGCTTATGCGCAGCAAAGAACTTGAAGTGCAGTATCATCTTGCGCGTTACGAGcgcgagaagaagaacgcagaggccgaggccagcaagGCTCGCCAGCTCCAAGGACAAGTGCAGGCCTTCACCAAGACAGAGACGGAGCTGCGCAATCAGCTGAATGTTTACGTGGACAAGTTCAAGCAG GTCGAGGATACTCTGAACAACAGCAACGACCTGTTTCTGTCCTTTCGAaaggagatggaggacaTGTCCAAGAAAGGTAAACGACTGGAGAAGGAAAACGAGGCGCTGAAGCGACAAAAGGAGGCTACGGCAGCCAACATTATTcgcatggccgaggagcgccaggactggaagaagaaggtggACGccgcggagaagaagacggagaAGCTTATGAGCATCATCCAACAGATGCAGCAACAGGGCCGCAAAGTCCCCGCGGGTATGACGAGCGCGGTGGAGAGTTGCTACCCGAACGGTcaggggggcggcggcggcgacggcgaggagagcgacTACtctgacgagggcgacgaggaagggcTTAGCgagttcgacgacgacgacacagAAGAGGAGACGCAGCCAGCGGAGCAACCAGCGCGACCCATCACGTACGGACCTGaacggccgccgcaggtACAAGCACCGGGACCGGCGCagacgcaggcgcaggcggccgtcaACGGGCACTAG
- the STE24 gene encoding Ste24 endopeptidase (COG:O~TransMembrane:6 (i21-41o119-140i161-185o197-217i318-340o346-368i)~EggNog:ENOG503NUIC~MEROPS:MER0002635), with product MDFLQRLARSLDRPLFPWKRLILGFSIGQYLFETALTLRQYRVLQATSPPAVLAKEISQETFDKSQAYGRAKARFEMVSGLIAQLQNLAFIQLDVLPKLWAWTGDALLRLAPARFSGEISHSVVFVFAFIVLQQALSLPTRLYHTFVLEESFGFNKQTPRLFVADLLKTQALTAVFMPPILAAFLKIIQKTGSHFVFYLWIFTAALQMFITTAYPVFIQPLFNKLSPLEAGELKTNVEALAAAHKFPLKELFVIDGSKRSAHSNAYFYGLPWKKHIVIYDTLIEKTETQEIIAILAHELGHWKLGHTTRLFGISQVHLLYIFSLFSIFINNASLYAAFGFTHTRPIIIGFLLFSDALSPMDSVIKLLLNILSRRFEFEADEFAKRLGFRAELAASLIKIHAQNLSTMDADWVYASYHFSHPHLSERLKALDWKPREALTSSEKDKDKDGAAVKATGRDEL from the exons aTGGATTTCCTCCAG cgcctcgcccggTCCCTCGACCGCCCCCTCTTCCCGTGGAAGAGGCTCATCCTCGGCTTCTCCATCGGGCAGTACCTCTTCGAGACGGCCCTCACGCTGCGCCAGTACCGCGTGCTGCAGGCgaccagcccgcccgccgtgctggccaaggagatATCCCAGGAGACGTTTGACAAGTCGCAGGCGTACGGGCGCGCCAAGGCCCGCTTCGAGATGGTCTCGGGCCTCATCGCCCAGCTGCAGAACCTGGCCTTCATCCAGCTCGACGTGCTGCCCAAGCTCTGGGCCTGGACGGGCGAcgcgctcctccgcctcgcgcccgcTCGCTTCTCGGGCGAGATCAGCCActccgtcgtcttcgtcttcgccttcATCGTCCTCCAGCAGGCCCTCTCCCTGCCCACCCGCCTGTACCACAccttcgtcctcgaggagagCTTCGGCTTCAACAAGCAGACGCCCcgcctcttcgtcgccgacctgctcAAGACGCAGGCCCTGACCGCCGTCTTCATGCCccccatcctcgccgccttcctcaAGATCATCCAGAAGACGGGCAGCCACTTCGTCTTCTACCTCTGGATCttcaccgccgccctgcaaATGttcatcaccaccgcctACCCCGTCTTCATCCAGCCCCTCTTCAACAAGCTCTCccccctcgaggccggcgagctcaagACAaacgtcgaggccctcgccgccgcccacaagTTCCCCCTCAAGGAGCTCttcgtcatcgacggcagCAAGCGCAGCGCCCACTCCAACGCCTACTTTTATGGCCTGCCCTGGAAGAAGCACATTGTCATCTACGACACCCTCATCGAGAAGACGGAGACGCAGGAGATtatcgccatcctcgcccacGAGCTGGGCCATTGGAAGCTGGGCCACACGACGCGCCTCTTTGGCATTTCTCAG GTTCACCTCCTCTACATCTTCAGTCTCTTCTCCATCTTCATCAACAACGCCTCCCTCTACGCCGCCTTCGGCTTCACCCACACCcgccccatcatcatcggcttcctcctcttctccgaCGCCCTCTCCCCCATGGACTCGGTCATCAAGCTCCTCCTCAACATCCTCTCCCGCCGCTTCGAGTTCGAGGCCGACGAATTCGCCAAGCGCCTCGGCttccgcgccgagctcgccgcctccctcatCAAGATCCACGCCCAGAACCTCAGCACCATGGACGCCGACTGGGTCTACGCCAGCTACCACTTCTCCCACCCCCACCTCTCCGAGCGCCTCAAGGCCCTCGACTGGAAGCCCCGCGAGGCCCTCACCTCGTCGGaaaaggacaaggacaaggatggcgccgccgtcaaggccaccgggcgcgacgagctgTGA
- a CDS encoding uncharacterized protein (EggNog:ENOG503NV61~MEROPS:MER0003909~BUSCO:EOG09260DFH~COG:O): protein MPRLQSVLSGAPVPNMPSASQKGFRKVQTFKTDYAPCTITQYVSDRSGMQVVVADRQGPKINGYFTLATEILDDSGAPHTLEHLIFMGSKSYRYKGLLDKLSSRAYSNTNAWTATDHTAYTLESAGWDGFAQVLPVYLEHVVLPVITDDAIATEVWHIDGEGNDAGVVYSEMQAVQFRSSEIMDLKARRLMYPENVGFRYETGGMTEALRVLSPERIRQFHHDMYQPRNLCLVIVGETNHENLLQILNEFEESIKDDIPSLETKFQRPWIDSAQPPALKESVITTAEFPEEDESVGEILVGFFGPNCIDLIATSALNVLLTYLCGSSVSVLENVLVEKEELASSISHWWESRPNSVIWLQPTGVATEKLEFVEKRLFQVLNDVASNPLDMGYMKECIRREKRQVKFHAETSESFYATNIITDYLFGKRDGSTLRDLETLSEYDAMERWTDEEWRQFLRTWMIDAHHISILGKPSLELAVKMKGDEEARITKRKEELGEDGLQKLAKRLEEAKKNNDVPVPAEVIDHWTVPGTESIHFIESDTARSGRGRAVGIGEGQAQSLIDGSPEGKLPLFIQFEDVPTNFVHISIHIGTADVPVELKPLMPIFSDNFFNTHIMRNGELVNFEQVVMELERDSIGYGIGSARSLADPEGFMIQFQVEPDKYAAAVNWLRTMMFDSVFDPQRLKAAVTKALADIPEGKRDGRGMASEVDAAIHLDRSTLTVAKRVLVRAVYLKRLKKLLKSDPDKVVSWFNTIRKSLFTFQNMRFLVTANLKNLVDPITTWDILSQSLTAQEDMVPIPKAESLLNDEGRKPGSVGAVIIPMTTLDSSYSVSSAPSVMSLSDPRFPPLLVAIGYLEAAEGPLWNAVRGAGYAYGSYFARNVDSGILSYRVFRSPDAYKAIIASRDAILKVADGTVEIDRHLLEGTMSQIVVLFADEQSTMPSAAQQNFVNGVVRGLSRDWNKEILRQVRAVTVDEIRNIIKEFILPCFEPGKSNVVVTCAKLMAENMETGFKGMGYEVRTRELSHFHDDYGLEAGEDEDEDEDDEDDEDGSDDGDDGEEDDSEED from the exons ATGCCCAGGTTACAGTCGGTGCTTTCAGGCGCTCCAGTGCCCAACATGCCGTCAGCATCCCAAAAGGGCTTTCGGAAGGTCCAGACCTTCAAGACGGACTATGCGCCCTGCACAATCACCCAGTATGTCTCGGACCGGAGTGGCATGCAGGTCGTGGTTGCCGACCGCCAGGGTCCCAAGATCAATGGCTACTTCACCCTCGCTACGGAGATTTTGGACGACTCGGGTGCCCCCCATACTCTCGAGCATCTGATTTTTATGGGGTCCAAGAGCTACCGCTACAAGGGcctgctcgacaagctgtCATCCCGCGCATACTCCAACACCAACGCCTGGACCGCCACCGACCACACGGCTTACACCCTTGAGTCGGCCGGCTGGGACGGCTTCGCCCAGGTGCTTCCCGTCTACCTGGAGCATGTTGTCCTGCCCGTCATTACcgacgatgccatcgccaccgAGGTATGGCATATCGACGGCGAGGGAAACGATGCGGGCGTTGTCTACTCGGAGATGCAGGCCGTCCAGTTCCGCAGCTCCGAGATCATGGACCTCAAGGCCCGTAGGTTGATGTATCCCGAGAACGTCGGCTTCCGCTACGAAACAGGTGGCATGACCGAAGCTCTCCGCGTACTATCCCCAGAGCGCATTCGCCAGTTCCACCACGACATGTATCAGCCGCGGAACCTCTGCCTCGTCATTGTCGGCGAGACCAACCACGAGAATCTGCTCCAAATTTTGAACGAGTTTGAGGAGAGCATCAAGGACGACATCCCATCACTCGAGACCAAATTCCAACG CCCGTGGATCGACTCCGCCCAGCCTCCCGCTCTCAAGGAGTCCGTCATCACGACGGCAGAGTTCCCGGAGGAGGACGAGTCTGTTGGCGAGATTCTGGTGGGCTTCTTCGGGCCCAATTGCATCGACCTCATCGCAACCTCGGCTCTCAACGTCTTGCTCACGTACCTCTGCGGATCCTCCGTCTCGGTCCTCGAGAATGTGCTCGTCGAAaaggaggagctcgccagCTCCATCAGCCACTGGTGGGAGTCCAGGCCCAACTCTGTCATTTGGCTGCAACCCACGGGTGTTGCGACAGAGAAACTTGAATTTGTCGAGAAGCGTCTGTTTCAGGTTTTGAACGACGTTGCTTCGAATCCTCTCGATATGGGTTATATGAAAGAGTGCATCAGGAGAGAAAAGCGTCAGGTCAAGTTCCACGCCGAGACCTCCGAGTCCTTTTACGCTACCAATATTATCACCGACTATCTCTTTGGCAAACGGGATGGGTCGACCTTGAGGGACCTCGAGACCCTGAGCGAGTACGACGCCATGGAGAGATGGACAGACGAGGAGTGGCGTCAGTTTCTGCGGACCTGGATGATAGATGCTCACCATATTTCCATCCTCGGAAAGCCCTCCCTAGAGCTGGCCGTCAAGATGAAGGGCGATGAGGAAGCACGCATCACGAAGCGCAaagaggagctcggcgaagacggtTTGCAGAAGCTGGCGAAGCGTCTCGaagaggccaagaagaacaaCGACGTGCCTGTTCCTGCTGAGGTAATTGACCATTGGACAGTCCCTGGAACCGAGTCTATCCACTTCATAGAGTCCGACACCGCCCGCTCTGGCCGCGGACGGGCCGTGGGTatcggcgaggggcaggctCAGTCGTTGATTGACGGTTCTCCCGAGGGCAAGTTGCCTCTTTTCATCCAGTTTGAGGACGTCCCGACCAACTTCGTACACATCTCAATTCACATCGGCACCGCCGATGTACCCGTCGAGCTGAAACCTCTGATGCCTATTTTCAGCGACAACTTCTTCAACACCCACATCATGCGGAACGGCGAACTAGTCAACTTTGAGCAGGTCGTCATGGAGCTGGAGAGAGACAGCATTGGCTACGGAATCGGCTCAGCGCGATCCCTGGCGGACCCGGAGGGCTTCATGATACAGTTCCAGGTCGAGCCCGACAAGtacgccgcggccgtgaaCTGGCTCCGCACCATGATGTTCGACTCCGTGTTCGACCCCCAAAGGCTCAAGGCCGCTGTGACAAAGGCCCTGGCCGACATTCCCGAGGGGAAGCGCGACGGACGCGGGATGGCCAGCGAAGTGGACGCGGCCATCCACCTTGACAGGTCGACCCTGACCGTGGCTAAGCGTGTGCTGGTCCGCGCCGTCTACCTCAAGCGCCTCAAGAAGCTTCTAAAGAGCGACCCGGACAAGGTCGTTTCATGGTTCAACACCATCAGGAAATCGCTCTTCACGTTCCAGAACATGCGGTTCCTCGTCACTGCGAACCTCAAAAACCTGGTGGATCCCATCACGACGTGGGACATTCTCAGCCAGTCCCTTACAGCGCAGGAGGACATGGTGCCCATCCCAAAGGCTGAAAGCCTTCTCAACGATGAGGGCCGCAAGCCGGGCTCGGTTGGTGCCGTCATCATTCCCATGACTACTCTCGACAGCTCGTACTCGGTCAGCTCCGCACCTAGCGTCATGTCGCTGTCTGATCCGCGCTTCCCCCCGCTCCTGGTGGCAATTGGGTATCTTGAAGCGGCCGAAGGCCCGCTGTGGAACGCCGTTCGCGGCGCGGGTTACGCGTACGGGTCATACTTTGCACGAAACGTCGACTCGGGCATCCTGTCGTACCGGGTCTTCCGCTCTCCGGACGCATacaaggccatcatcgcctcgcgtgacgccatcctcaaggtcgccgacggcacggTGGAAATTGACCGTCACCTGCTGGAGGGCACCATGAGCCAGATTGTCGTCCTgttcgccgacgagcagtcgacgatgccgtctgCTGCGCAGCAGAACTTTGTGAATGGCGTCGTGCGCGGCCTGTCCAGGGACTGGAACAAGGAGATCCTCCGGCAGGTCCGTGCCGTGACAGTCGATGAGATTAGGAACATCATCAAGGAATTTATCCTGCCGTGCTTTGAGCCCGGGAAGAGCAATGTGGTTGTCACATGCGCCAAGTTGATGGCAGAG AATATGGAGACTGGCTTCAAGGGCATGGGTTACGAGGTGCGGACGAGGGAGCTGAGTCACTTTCACGATGACTACGGcctggaggcgggcgaggacgaggatgaagatgaagatgacgaggatgacgaggatggctccgacgacggggacgacggcgaggaggacgattCGGAGGAGGACTGA